AACCTTCTCTTGAGGACTCCATTGCACCACTTTGCCCCTGTCTCCTGCTTTCTCCAAGAACCCATCTGGCAGAACAAGGAGGTCATGTCCTGCATCTTTGTGGGCTGGTTTCATAACTAACAAGAAGGAGACGCCCGAATTCAAAAACCCATAAGCGATCTCGTTCCATTGGTCTTGCTTCAATTGTACGACACTACCGAAAGACACGTAAACAACTGATGAAGGTGGCTTTGTGTCAAGCCATTCGATGCAATCATCTGCCTTCAGGAAGTCTCCATGGACCGTTGTCTTTGGTGCCTTAGTATTTCTGAATAGCGGCCCAACGGCCCTGATGGGGAAGATTTCGGACATGTGCTTGATAAGCTCTGGTTCAAGCTCTTCGAATGTTTCCATCAGGATGCAAAATGGCTTGTCAAGATTTTTGTACTGACCTAAAATAGCCCTCCTCAAGAAAGGATAAGGAGTTGTAGGATACAAGTAACTAGGCACTTCATCATATTTTAGGAGAGGCATCCATGGTAGTTGGACATCTATCTCGGGGTGCTCCTCATCAGGGAAAGGTACAGTACCGTGATAGTAATGGTAATATGAGGCAAAACAAGCGCAGGATTGAACCCAAAGCATTGCAGAAGGGAGACCTAGACTTGTGGCCACATCTGTAACCCAAGGAATGAAAGGGTTGTTTATGAGGCAAGAAACAGGCCGCCCTTGCTCTGCATTTTTCTTGATCATTTGAGGAATTACTTGTTTACCAACAAGCTCAAGTTGAAGTAAGTATTGATCAAGGTCTTGGTGCCTATCCTCGTCCTCTTCCCATCCATCTGCAAAGAATTCAAACCGGATAAAGCCATCACCAAACGGGGTCAGCTTATCTATGATGTCACTGGCTTGTCTCATCTGTTCGCCAGTGGTTTCTGTAGTGGAGAAGGTGACAAGGAAGCCTTTGGAGGCAAGAATTTTTCCAAGTCTAAGTAAAGGATTTACATGGCCTTGGCCTGGGAAAGAAACAAGGAAGAGATGGCCAAGAGACTCGGAAACCATTTTTCTCTTCCGGGTTTTTGGACAGGCAGAGAGACGGAAGAGATTGATGAACAGGAGAGGACTTGATGAGTTTGGGAATGAGTGGTGAGCATGGAATGAAAGGATGCTGATATATATACCATTTATAAGGAGTTACATTCAAAGTTTTTAGTGATAGATAGATCTACAGAGACTGTTAGTTGGCTGACGGTCAAATGCATACAATGTTTCAATTATAACTCTTTCCTTGGCTTCTTCCAAcagaagatgaaataaaatttgattacgCTAGTTAATTAACTGTAGCTTTCAATGATTTTGCAGTCATATTAGAGCAAAATGTATATTGTGATTATAGAAGCGAGAAACACATCTATTTGCAATTTTGCATGTCGATTATTATTCTCTTTTTCCGATCATGGAAATCAGTAGTCAAGACATGTTTGAAAATCTTTGGAAAACACTCAGAAACCCAATACATCGGGTAAACCAACAACTTATACCGACTGAATGATGAACATTATGGCCAAGGTTAACTAGTCATTCCGCCCAACAATTGGCTTTGCAGAAGGTTTGTCGGATCGGCACCTCCCATTGCCTGGAAAACAACTGTTGAGTTTCTGTCAGGATGGGATCCTGGATGAGTCTCCTCTAAAAACTGTCGCAAGAACTGCAGAATCAACCTCTAGTTCAGTCCTGGTACATCCTAAATTCCAAGCTAAATCTGGTCCGTAGAAAGCAGCCCACGATTCAGCTTTCGTAGAGAACAAATACCCAATTTAGCTGCGAAgccatgaatttaatttaaggaTTTATGGCAGtaattttgcaattttattttattttattttcttttttataatattatggCTTTGAGACTTTAATTAgtaaagctttatttttttacatgtgaTACACTGCtggttggataatttttttagccttttaaaaaatataaaaatattaaaaagttaaaaatttaatgtgtcaaataaaaaaaaacttttaaaatattaaaatattaatatattagatgatatattatttttttaaaaaaatattaatataatggtATATTAAACTGACCTCGATCAACTATAATGAAACTCATTATCCAAGATAGGAAAATGTAATAATCTCATGAAACctgtacaaaaacaaattaaaaaggaaatcgtgacaaaaagaaaaaccaaatttaaaaaagaaagcactcaaaaaaataaaccagtGCATACAAGCCATCTAAAACGATGTTTGGGTCCAATAGATAAAATTGATCAGACACCCAAGACAGAAATATGATCGTCATTTTAAACGCCCCCATAAAAGTTTCACCATGTGATAAAGGTCTTGAAGAAATTCGAGTTAAATTCCTTCCTTCTCGACcaattcaaaaagaaatctCCATTGCCATTAATCATAAATAAAGATTGTTATTGAGATGGCCTGCGCTAGCTGAATAGCTAGCCTCCCTTTCTTTTGGGGGCAAACCAAATGAATTCATTGAAACAAGGAGCGAAAAGGCACTCAAGCGGAAAGAAAAGCATCCTGATGAGAGAAGCCGAAGCTCCCACAAAATTACAGACCTACAAAAGCAGACAAAAGAATCCATTTCAGAGCCAAAAAATATGTGCTTCCAGTTTCAAATCCTTTGAAGCAGAGCTCGAGACCAGTTAAATGGTGTTACTTCAACAGCAACCAGTTATGCCAGCTGTTTTGACCATTAGTTCTAGGACCTCCACgaaatttttttgggtttgatggGTGGTTAAGATAACATACCCATCAacactctttctttctttctttctttctttttatcaagAACGACGGGGATAAAgcctaaaacataaaattacaatttacaagCAAGGTAACATATATCCCATGATTATCTTCAacgattgaatttgaaaacatcCCATGATAGTCTTGTAATTATGGTAATGAATCTGTGGGCATGCAAATGAACAGATAGAATAATGGTAGAGCAATTCAATTTAATTGGTGAACATTGTATAAAGTCCCGAATTTGAAGGACTGGGAGTACGAAGAAAAACACTAGTATCTCTTTACAATCAACGTATTTTGTTGAAGATGATATATTTGCTAGTATTGAGTTTGTGATTGTAGGAGAGTGCCAATCAAATCAATGGAGGGTGATGGAGGATGAATATCAACAATGGTtgatcacttaaaaaaaattaaaatagtgtttttttgataaaaaaaaaattatcaagaggtTAGAAgttgagtttttatttgatttactcAAAATCAATCCAGATTTTTTATCAGTTTGaatcaaattatttatgaaaattttgtgGTATTCAATAAGTAACTGATGATatcctattaattatttttcagatctatattgaaaaaaaatacaaataaaaaaagaaagacaaaatgaAACTCATAACttgctaaaaataataaaaatatatctatctAAAATTTCTCTCTCgtaattgtatttatttaaaaaaaaactcaaggaaTGAGTTTGGGAATGAGTGGTAAGCATGGAATGAAAGGATGCAGATAAATATAGCATTTATAAGGAGTTGCATTCAAAGTTTTTAGTGATAGATAGATCAACAGAGACTGTTAGTTGGCTGACGGTCAAATGCATACAATGTTTCAATTATAACTCTTTCCCTGGCTTCTTCGAACAGAAgatgaaatcaaatttgattacgCTAATTAATTAACTGTAGCTTTCAATGATTTTACAGTCATATTAGAGCAAAATGTATATTGTGATTATAGAAGCGAGAAACGCATCTATTTGTAATTTTGCATGTCGATTATTATTCTCTGTTTCCGATCATGGAAATCAGTAGTCAAGAAAAACACTCAGAAACCCAGTACATCGGGTAACCAACAACTTATACCGATTGAATGTTGAAGATTAGTTACAAGTGCAAGTGCACTTCATTCCTTGACTTCTGGTTGTCTATGAAAGATTCTGCACTAGTATATGCTTTCCAGCACGTCATGCTAAGAAGGGATATTCAGTTCCTGCTGAcgttcaaatttgttttttgatcaaTGCTATCGTACATAGTGTCGAATTTCTTTACGGAAACCAACGTATCTTATCCTCACAATTTGTGATGCTGTTGAAAGTTTCTCTCAGTCACCACTCAGCAATACGATATTTGTATTGTTCGGAGTTCTTGGCCCAGCAACTTCCAATTGAATCCTGATGAGAGAAGCCGAAGCTCCTACAAAATTACAGACCTATAAAAGCAGACAAAAGAATCCATTTTGgagccaaaaaaatatatgcttccAGTTTCAAATCTATAAGTTAGCCAATCCTTTGAAGCAGAACTAGAGACCAGTTAAAAATTCAACTGTTTTGACCATTAGTTCTAGAAGATGTGAACAGTTTACATCTAAAAGTGTTTTGTGCTGGTGGGGTCGGGAGAATGGTTCTGATCAACTTGTGTGTGTGATTTATGCTTTGCGCTTTGCAGGGCAATGCAgagtacttttttttaatagaaaaaaaataatactttttatatataaataaattatattaaagttaATAAATGATAGCTGTGAATTATGTATTCCAAAAACATTAAGGATTGGTTgagattggaatttttttttcatgctactCAATATGAAAACTTTGTATCATATATTTGTGTTTAgattaatattgttttgtttttctattgaaagatagttttataattttgaaaataccTAAAATAATTTCTTGGAGACTCACATTGATATAGAAATTCTTGCCATTGGCCTAGATTAGAGGGAGAATCAATATATTTCcttaagaaaaaacagagagagatgatgatCAAAATCTCTTTCTATTTTGGAGTTGATTAATTTGGTTGCACGATGAGTCTACCTAGCAAGCCACAACATAATAATTCTTaaatatcaaagaataaaatttaaaatatttatgaactaaattatttttttattgtttcatgcttcaaaaaaaaaaaagaaaaaaaaagagcaagagaATCTAGCCCTTACCAAAACCCAGGCCAAC
This region of Populus trichocarpa isolate Nisqually-1 chromosome 9, P.trichocarpa_v4.1, whole genome shotgun sequence genomic DNA includes:
- the LOC7490066 gene encoding gallate 1-beta-glucosyltransferase 84A24 translates to MVSESLGHLFLVSFPGQGHVNPLLRLGKILASKGFLVTFSTTETTGEQMRQASDIIDKLTPFGDGFIRFEFFADGWEEDEDRHQDLDQYLLQLELVGKQVIPQMIKKNAEQGRPVSCLINNPFIPWVTDVATSLGLPSAMLWVQSCACFASYYHYYHGTVPFPDEEHPEIDVQLPWMPLLKYDEVPSYLYPTTPYPFLRRAILGQYKNLDKPFCILMETFEELEPELIKHMSEIFPIRAVGPLFRNTKAPKTTVHGDFLKADDCIEWLDTKPPSSVVYVSFGSVVQLKQDQWNEIAYGFLNSGVSFLLVMKPAHKDAGHDLLVLPDGFLEKAGDRGKVVQWSPQEKVLGHPSVACFVTHCGWNSTMEALTSGMPVVAFPQWGDQVTNAKYLVDILKVGVRMCRGEAENKLITRDEIEKCLLEATVGPKAVEMKQNAMKWKEAAAAAVAEGGSSDWNIRYFTDDIVKANESEIARKCIGSNEFPVSVVVKSNEKVDELVGSSA